AAGAGCGTGATACTCCGCGAACTGGATTTCAGCACCGGGTTTTACTACGATTGGAACACCTTCCTGGAAATTCTCCTTGCCGACGAAAAGAAAATTTATAACCTGCAGCTCTTTACTTCTGTGGACATCACACCTCTGATCACCGGGGACAGTGAAGTAGAGATTTTGATCACCGTCAAGGAGCGTTGGTACATTTTACCGCAGATTATTTTTGAGTTGGCAGATAGAAACTTTGCCGAATGGTGGACCAATCAGGGCAGGGATTTTTCCCGAGTCAACTTTGGCCTACGCCTCAGCCATAGCAATGTGGGTGGAAGAAATGAAAAACTGAAGTTTGCAGGTCAGCTGGGTTTCACCAAAGCCTTAGACCTACAGTACAGCATTCCATACATTGATAAAAAACAAAAGCATGGATTGGCCGCTCAGATCAATTTCCGTGAAAACAAAACTATTCCGCTCAAATCCGAATACAACAAGCAGGTCTTTTACACGGATGAAAATGAGGATATCATCAAGAAAAGCTTTGCGGCAGCACTTCGGTACACCTACAGAAGGAGTTACTACAATTACCATTTTCTGACCTTGGGCTATAGCAATACCTGGGTGGATCCGGAGGTGCTGGAAGTCAACCCCGATTACTTTCAGCATGGTAGCAATAAACTGCGGTATGCCTACGCCACCTACACCTTCAGACACGACCGCAGGGACAATGTATCCTATGCTACCAGTGGGGAGTTCCTTCAGGCTTCGGTGACCAAGTACGGCATCATCTACACCGAGGAACTCGATGAAGTAGAGGTCAATCTGACTGCCAATAAATATTTCAAAATATCTGATAAGTTTCACTTCAACACCGGGCTTACTGCAGATTGGTTTCTGAGTCAAAGCCAGCCTTATACTTTAGTGAGAGGAATTGGCTATCGCCCAAATTTCATTCGAGGCTATGAGTTAAATGTAGTCGAAGGGCAGCAGCTGTATGTTCACAAAAACAGTTTTAGGTGGAAATTTGTAGACTGGAAAATCGACCTATCTGACATGATCAGCCTGGAGCAGTTCAATACCATTCCTATTCGCCTATACCTCAGCGCCAATTTTGATCATGGCTATGTGAAGGATAGAAATCATATCCCTGAAAACTCCAGACTCGCCAACAAGTACTTGATGGGGTATGGAACCGGGATAGATCTGGTAGGATTCTATGATGCTGTATTGAGGTTTGAATACTCTTTCAACAACAGTGGAGAGGGGAATTTCTTCTTCAATTTTAATGCTCCCTTCTAATCTTGCTTCTCTACCTTCTGCTAAAACTTAAAAAATAAAGCAGGCCAAAATTATCTGAAAACCAAGTTTTTAACTAAATTAGTTAAGCACTTTTTTTCAGCTATCATGAAGCATCTGATTTTTCTAAGCTTCCTGCTTTTAATTCAGACTAGCGTAATGGCGCAGATCAGCCCCATTACACAGGTTCATGGTGCCAGGGCTCAAGCCATGGGAAATATGCGTGTGCACGGCAAGGATGCCTGGAGCTATTTCAATAACCCTGGTGGCTTAGCCTATCTAGAGCAAGCGCAGATCTCCACGGGATTTGACCATAGGTATGGGCTCAAAGAGCTGAGCACTTTGGATCTCACTGGCAGTTTCCCTACCGAACACGGAGTACTAGCCCTTGGCGTTTCACGCTTTGGAGGAAAGCTATTCAATCAACAAAGTCTCGGAATCGCCTTTGCCAATAAGCTGGGCATTGTGGCCATCGGAGGGAAGGCGGAGTGGTTTCAAACCCAAATGGAAGGCTTCGGAACCGGCAATAATCTAATTCTTAGCCTGGGAGGTATCGCCGAGCTAAGCCCTGAGTTTTCAATTGGAGCGAGCTTTTTCAATTTAAACCGGGCAAAACTAAGTCAGGCAACAGAGGAAAGATTGCCTACTGGGATTTCCATGGGCATCAACTACCAACCCGTACCACAACTTCAGCTTCAGGCCGAGGTGGAAAAAGATATTGAGGTAAAGCCAGTAGTCAAGCTGGGGATTGAGTATGTCCTTCGTGATTGGGTTTTACTCCGCACAGGCATCAACAGCAATCCTTCGAGGATGTTCTTTGGACTAGGAATTAAGCTGGATCAACTGAGTTTTGACTATGCATATGGGCAAAACCAACCTCTGGGTACCACACATCATATTAGTTTAGGGCTCAAATTGGGAAAGTGATGTTGAGGATTGCGCTGGTGTTTTGGTTTATAGTACTTTCACTTCCATGGGTTTTGGCCCAAAATCCTCCGCGGGAAGAAATAGACATTGAAGATTTTATTGAACGGCTGTTCCCGGTTCAGGATGATGATCTGGATTTCGAATCCATTTACGAGGTACTTTTTCAGTTGTACCAAAACCCAATAGCCATTAACCAAGCCAGTGCAGAGGTGCTCGCAGCAAGTTACCTTTTGGCACCAGATCAAATCAACAACCTCATTGCGTATCGGGAGAATAATGGCCCACTGATTTCCCTGTATGAGTTGCAGGCAGTTCCTGGTTTTGACCTCAACACCATCCAGCGAATCCTGCCTTTTCTCAGTATTTCCGCAGGGCTAAATACCCAAACACAACCGCTGTGGAAGAGAATAGTCACCGAAGATCAAGCCTACCTCCTATTCCGACACCGAAGGGTATGGGAAAAGCGGCGGGGTTTTACGCCTGCTGATACCAGTTCCACGGGTAAAGTTTCCAGTCGCTATCTGGGCGATCCCAATGATTTATACCTCAGGTTTAGAATCCAACATCCCAGAGACTTCAGTATTGGAATCACACTGGACAAAGATCCCGGAGAGCAGTTTAAATGGGAAACAAAATCTGCCCGTTATGGCTTTAACTTTCTGTCATTTCATCTGGTGAAATATTATATCGGCAAATGGAAAACCATTGCTTTAGGTGATTTTCAGGCTCAATTTGGTCAAGGGCTGGTTTTTGGTGCCGGCTATGGCTTGGGCAAAGGTGCTGAAACTGTGCCTACAGTGAGAAAAAGCAGTGTGGGAATCCTCCCCTACACTGCAGCGCTGGAATTTGGCTTTTTTAGGGGCACGGGGATCACCTACCAAAGCGGAAAATGGCAGGCCAGCCTCATTGCTTCTTTTGCGCCAAGGGATGGAAGGATTGCAGCGGAGCGGGACACCTTAGAAAATGAAGATTTGACCATAAGTTCATTTAACCAGAGTGGCCTGCACAGAACAGAGAGTGAATTGAGCACCAAAAATCAATTCCGTGAATTTAGTCTGGGTGGAAACGTACAGTTTGCTCCCAATTCCAAACTGCAAGTAGGCACAAATTACCTGTTTACCCGTTTTGATCACCCTTGGGTAAAAACGCCCACTCCTTACAATCAATTTGATTTTGCAGGTAAACAAAACTCAGTCGCAAGTCTTTACCTGAATTACAATTGGAAGAATTTCTTCTTTTTTGGAGAAAGCGCGCAATCTGCATCTGGAGGAACAGGCACCATTTTAGGCCTGGTTTCCAGTCTTAGTAGGCAGATTGACTTTTCTTTGCTTTGGAGGAAATACTCGCGCGACTTTCACAGTTTTTATGCCAATGCATTTGCAGAAGCGACACGGCCTGCAAATGAGCAGGGCGTGTATTTGGGGGTTGAGATCAAGCCTATTTCGAAGTGGAAAATCAATGCCTATTACGATTTCTTCAAGTTCCCTTGGTTGCGGTACCGGGTGTATGCACCATCGGTAGGGTATGAATGGTTAGGCAGAATTACCTTCAGCCCAAACCGGTCCCTCAGTGCATTTTTTCAGATCCGGGAAGAACAAAAAGACAGAAATCTAGCAGACTCGGGTGAGCCTGCCCTGACCTACCAAGTGAAGCCGGTAAACAAGGTCAATGGTACGCTGAGTTTTCAATATCAGGTCAACAAAGCCTTTTTCATCAGGTCAAGGATTTTATTTTCCAGGATCAACTTTAATGAGAAAAAAAGTACAGGCTTTCTGATGTTTCAAGATGCGCAGTATCAATTTGGAAAATCCAGAATCACGGGAAGAATTGCACTATTCGACACAGATGATTACGATTCTAGACTTTATGCTTATGAAAACAATGTACTCTGGACCTTTTCCATCCCTCCGTACTTTGGCCAGGGGATGCGCTATTATGTGGTAGCTCAGCATCAACTTACTCCCCAGCTCACTGCGTATTTCCGCTTTGCCAAAACCAACTACACCGACCGGGAAAGCATAAGCTCAGGCTTACAGACTATAGAAGGTTCCGCCCAGACTGAAACTACTTTTATGCTCAGGTACATGCTTCATCCTTAAATTTCCATCAATGGTATTCATCTGGCCTTAGATTTTTGATAATTTGTCATCAAACCACCAAACCCTATGAATAAAAAACTACTACTCGGTGCATTTTTGCTGTTTTCGCTAAAACTAGCCTATGGACAAAGCCTAAATCTATCCGAAATGAACAAGCAGGATGGATTCGTTCCTTTTTATCTGGATGAAGAAAAAGGGAAAATATATCTAGAAATAGACAAGCTAGATGAGGAGTTTTTATACGTCAACTCCCTGACAGCCGGAATAGGATCCAATGACATCGGTCTGGACCGTGGGCAGTTAGGGAACACCAGAATCGTGGAATTCAGAAAGACCGGAAACAAGGTCTTTTTGGTACATTTAAATTACGACTTCAGAGCTTACTCTGACAATCCTGCGGAGGTACAATCTATCAAAGATGCCTTTGCTGAATCCGTCTTGTGGGGCTTCGAAATCACGCAAGTTGAAGGTGAAAAAATCATAGTAGACGCCACTAGCTTTTACCTTCAGGATGCCCATGGAGTCGCTGATCGACTGAGCAGAGGCAGACAAGGTTCATTTCGAACAGATGCAAGTCGCTCCGCTCTTTATCTCCCCATGACCAAAAACTTTCCGGAAAACACAGAAGTGGAAGCTACTATTACTTTGACTGGTCAGGCCACCGGATCTTACCTAAGGTCGGTCACGCCTAGTCCGGATGCGGTGACTGTAAGGCAGCGGCATTCCTTTATACAGCTTCCTGATGATGAATATCAGCCTAGGGAATTTGACCCGCGCGGCGGATTTGGAAGTATTTCCTACATGGATTTCACCACTCCTATAGCTGAACCCATCATGAAGCGGTTTATCGCCAGACATAGGTTAGTCAAAAAAGACCCAAGCGCTGCTGTTTCAGAAGTAGTGGAACCTATCATTTATTACTTAGACCGGGGCACTCCAGAGCCAGTAGCTTCAGCCCTTATCGAGGGAGGAAACTGGTGGAGTCAGGCCTTTGAAGCCGCTGGGTTTAAAGATGCTTTCCGGGTAGAGCTTGCTCCAGAAGGCATGGATCTAATGGATATTCGCTACAATGTAATCCAGTGGGTTCATCGCTCTACCAGAGGTTGGTCCTATGGGGCTAGTGTACGTGATCCCAGGACTGGGGAAATTCTCAAAGGACATGTTTCTTTGGGATCGCTACGGGTAAGGCAGGATTACCTGATCGCTCAGGGACTGTTACAGCCCTTTGAGGAAGGAGCACCGGCAAATCCAGAGATGCTGAAATTGGCAGTGGCCAGGTTAAAACAATTATCTGCACACGAAATCGGTCACACCATAGGTCTGGCCCATAGCTACGCTACTTCAGCAGACGGTAGATCCTCTGTGATGGACTACCCTTACCCATTGATTACTGAAACTGCCTCTGGTGAACTAGACCTCAGTAATGCTTACGATGACAAGATCGGCGCTTGGGACAAATGGGCCATCACCTACGGGTACGGTGTACCTGCCCCGGGAGTGAGTGAGGAAGAATTTATTGAAAAAACCCTTACCGACACCTATGCTGCCGGACATCAGTTTATCACAGACTCAGACTCCAGAGCTACAAGTGGTGCGCATCCTCAGTCTCACCTTTGGGACAATGGCAGCAGTGCCCCTGAAGAACTGGAAAGAATGCTAAGTCTAAGAGCTAATAGAATGGAGACATTTGGACTGAATGCCATCCCTGAAGGCCAGCCGCATGCGCTTTTGGAAGAGATATTTGTACCACTGTACCTCATGCACCGGTATCAGATTGAAGCTACAGCCAAGCTTATTGGAGGTGTAGACTATAGATACAAAATAAAAGGCGACAATCAGCCCAATCATGGTTTAGTACACCTGGCTGATCAGGAGGCTGCTCTGGAAACCCTACTCAAAACCATCTCTACCGAAAACCTACTTGTGCCAGACCATATCCTGAAGTTAATTCCACCTAGACCCTTTGGCTATGGCAGCAATCGGGAAACATTTGTATCCAGAGTAAGTCCGATATTTGACCCTATAGCACCGGCAGAAGCCATAGTGGACCTTACTTTTGATTTTATGCTCAATGGTGCAAGAGTGAACAGGGTATACCTGCAGCATTTGCAGGACAGCAGATTGTTTGGTCTGAATGAAATGCTTACACAAATGGAGGAGCAGGTTTTTGGGAGCAACAAAACTGGAGATCTCAGCCTAGAGATAAGCCTAATGACCCAATCCAAATATGTGGATCACCTGATCGCTTTAGCAAAAAACGCTGAGGTGTCCAATACCGTCAGAGCAATAGCAAGAGGAAGGTTACACTCCATTTCCAATCGCCATGGCCGTCCAAATGAAAGTTGGAATCCCGCAGACCAGCACGCCATGTACCTCGGCGAAAAAATCCAAAGCTTTTTGGAACTGCCAGAGGAGCTTACGGTTCAGGAAACCCTTAAAGCACCAGACGGTTCCCCCATTGGGATGGATATCATGAGCTGTGATTTCGATTATTAAAGAAATTAGCTGAACAAATAGATTTAAAACCTGCCGCACAGCAGGTTTTTTTAGTATAAGCCATAAGTTTGATTCATCCTGAGGTACAATTGACCGACTGCAATGCCAAGTGATGGGACCAATCTCTAGTATTTTGATAAATTTGCTGGCAGATTGATTCATATAGGTGCGGAAAAAGAAACTTTCTTTTCCACTCCCTGTTAAACTATCCAAACTACTTTGATTGTATGAGCAACCCATTATTGGTGGATTTCACCACTCCTTTTGAAACTGCCCCTTTTGATAAAATCACCCCAGATCATTTCCTCCCTGCGATTAAAGCAGCTATCAGCGAAGCAAAGCAGGACATAGCAAACATAAAAAGCCAAGAACTGCCTACATTTGAAAATACAATTGAGGCCTTGGATGCATCAGGTAAGCGACTAGGAATCATCTCAGGCATATTTTTCAATTTGAATTCTGCCGAAACCAATGATGAGATTCAAGCATTGGCAAGAGAAATCTCCCCTCTATTGACAGAGCATAGCAATGACATCTTGCTAGACCAGGAGTTATTTCAGCGCGTAGCTCAGGTTTTTGAAATAAAGGAAACCCTGAAACTCAGCCCGGAACAGACAACGCTATTAGAAAAGACCTATAAATCATTCGTCAGAAATGGCGCAAAATTAGATACTGAGAAAGCAAAAGAATTAAGGCAACTGGACCAAAGCCTGGCCAAAGCCTCCCTGCAATTTGGCGAAAATGTACTGGCCGAAACCAACAAATATGTGCACTTCGTTTCGGAAGAAAAGGATCTGGATGGATTGCCTGAGGGCATCAAAGAAGCTGCTGCGCAAATAGCAGAAGAAAAAGGCAAACCTGGCAACTGGGCTTTCACACTTGAATATCCAAGCTATATTCCAGCCATGACCTACGCCAAAAACCGGGAACTCAGAAAAACCCTGTTTATGGCCTTTGGCACGCGCTGCGCAAAGGGTGATGAACTGGACAACCAGGAAATAATCAAAGAAATCCTGAATCTCCGGCATCAACGTGCAAAACTTTTAGGCTACAAAAGCCACGCGGATTTCGTGCTGGAAGAAAGAATGGCAAAAAGTCCTGCCCAGGTGATGTCCTTTTTGGATGAACTGCTGGTAAAGGCCAAGCCTAAGGGGAAAGAAGAAGTAGCCGAACTAGCTGCCTATGCCCAGAAGCTTGACGGCTTGGATCAATTGGAAAGATGGGACTTTGCCTATTATTCCGAATTGCTCAAAAAACAGAAATACGAAATTGACGATGAGCTGCTACGCCCATTTTTCCAACTGGAAAAGGCCATTGATGGCGTATTCCTAACGGCAGAAAAACTCTACGGAATCACCTTCACTGCAAACCCGGACATCCCGGTTTATCACAAAGACGTCACCGCCTATGAAGCCAAGGACAGCAATGGAAATTTCCTCGCAGTATTCTATGCGGACTTTTTCCCAAGACCTGGCAAAAGAAACGGTGCCTGGATGACCAGCTATCGTGGGCAAAGCCTGAAAAACGGACAGGAAGTGCGTCCGCATGTGTCCATTGTGTGTAACTTCACCAAACCTACCAAGTCCAAACCCAGCCTATTGACATTCAATGAGGTGACCACTCTGTTCCATGAATTCGGACATGCGCTGCATGGAATGATGGCAAAGGGTAGTTACGAATCTCTTTCGGGAACCAGTGTTTACTGGGATTTTGTGGAGCTTCCCTCGCAGATTTTTGAAAACTGGTGTTACGAAAAGGAATGTCTGGATCTCTTTGCTAAACACTACGAGACCGGTGAGAAAATCCCTGAAGACCTGATAGAAAAAATCAAAAAAGCTGCAAACTTCCAGCAAGGCTACCAAACCCTGAGACAGCTTAGTTTTGGGTTATTGGATATGGCTTTCCATAGTCAGGACCCAGTTCAGATTCAGGATGTTCCCGCATTTGAAAGAGAAATAATGGAACCTACAGACCTACTGCCCAAGGTACCAGGTACAGTAATGAGTACTTCTTTCGGACATATTTTCCAGGGTGGGTATGCCGCCGGATATTACAGCTATAAATGGGCTGAAGTGCTGGATGCTGATGCTTTTGAGCTATTCCAGGAGAAGGGTGTTTTTGATCAAGAAACAGCCAAATCCTTTGTGAAAAATATTCTTTCTGCCGGCGGTACTGAGCATCCGTCCATACTCTACAAGAGGTTCAGAGGCAGGGAACCGAAGCAGGATGCCTTACTGAAGCGTGCCGGATTAATTTCGAAATAAGCCTTATCTTCAATCAACTGAACTTGTTTTCCCATGACTTCCACAGGTTATAAAATGCCGCCATACCTTAAAGCGCTGACAGTGATGATTTTCATCATTGTATTAGTGTTTTTCCTCATTGTAGGCAAAAGCCTGCTGGTACCTTTATTCATGGGGGGATTCTTTGCCATATTATTCACTCCGCTAGCAATGTGGCTGGAGTCCAAAAAAGTACCGAGAATCCTATCTTGTGTGATTTCACTTCTGATGATGACCGCGCTTGTAGGTGGACTGTTGACTTTCGTGATCAGTAATGTGGCTAGTTTTACCAAAGATTTTGATAATGTCTCCGGTAGGATTACGGAATATGCCAGGGAGTTTGATGATTGGACCCAGGAAACGTTTGCTTACGACGCGGCACTTCGGGACAAAGCCAATACAGATTATCTGAAAAATATCCTCACTGAAAACAGCTCCAGCATATCAGACTTCGCACTGAAAACCGTGGGTTCGATGACCGGTTTGGTACTGATTCCTGTTTTCATGTTCTTTTTCCTCCTGTATAGGGATCATCTCACTCAGGTAATAATTCAGATCTATAGAGATAAAGATCCCGAACTGGTCAAAATGCGGATCACCAGCCTGAGAAAAGTAATCCTAAATTACATAGTAGGCGTGGTGAAGGTAATGGGGATTTTGGCGATTCTGAACATCACTGCATTCTCCATCTTAGGCATCAAGCATGCGGTGTTTTTTGGGACTTTGGGGGCTATACTGAATATCATTCCTTATGTAGGCCCCTTCTTTGGTGCCATGCTCCCAATGGTCTATTCCTTCCTGACCAAGGATAGTTTATTCTATCCTGCAGGGGTATTAGTCAGCTATCAGATTATCCAAATGATAGAAGGTAATATTCTCACACCAAAGATTGTAGGAGGAAATGTCAATCTAAATGCATTCATCACCTTCCTAGGTTTGATTATAGGAGGTACGATATGGGGAGTGGCAGGGATGATCCTGGTGATTCCTATGATGGCCATTTTGCGGGAAATATTTGATCTTTCTGATGCTACCAGACCCTTTGCTTTACTATTGGGAGAGGAAAAAGTTGAAAACCAGAATTCTGAAGAGGAACAAGAAGCCGAAGAAGTAGAAAACGAAAATGAAAAGTAAAATAGTTATTGGCATCGCTCTATGTGGCCTATTGATATCCTGCGACACGGAGGAAAACAAAAAAGGCCGTTTTCTCCTGAAAGGAAACGAGAAACTGGATGAGAATGATCCAAAAGGAGCAATGGAGTTTTATGCGGAAGCCATAGAAATTGACTCCACGTATGCAGATGCCTATTACAATAAAGCAGTGGCGCATCTGCAGCTCAACCAACTTCAGGAAAGTATTGCGGATTTGACTTTGGCCATAACTTACAAGCCTGCTTACCGAGACGCATACTTCCAAAGAGGCCTGAATTACCTGGATAACGGGGAGTTTTACAAAGCCAGGGAAGATGCTGCATTTCTTCTCAACAATGATGGGGACAACTGGAAAAGTCACTTCCTGAACGGCTTGGTTTTGGAGAAGCTAAAGGAATATTCTGCCGCGCTGGACTCCTTTAAAAAGGCTTCGGATCTCAACCCTGATAATTCTGACCTGCAGGTAAACCAGGCGACCATGCTGTACTACTTGAAGGATTTTGACTCAGCATTAGAAATTCTGGAAAAAGCTGAGCTCAACAATCCTATGGAAGCCAATCTTTTCAATCTACGATCCATGATTTACTTTGACCAGGACCAGTATAAAAAGGCGCTGGAAGAAGTGGAAAAGGCCATAACATTAAATAATGGCCAAGCCTATTTCTATAATAATAAGGGCTTATACCTGCTGTTCTTAGGCGATACAGAGCAAGGTTTGGAGTTAATTAACCAAAGCATCAGAATGGACTCAAACAATCCATATGCGCTCCGAAACAAGGGGATTTACTATGTGATGCAAGGAGAAAAAACCACTGCGCTACAGTACTTAGAAGAACTGAATAATAACTATCCAGAAATGGAACTGGTAACTGAGTATCTTGAAAAAGCTCAGGCGCTTTGATTCCGCTCTAAAATAGCCTCCCGAATCACTTTCAACAATTCCGAGGCATCGATCGGCTTGGCTACGAACCCATCAAACCCATACTCGTTGATGCGGTCCATGATCTCCAGCTTCGCGGCGGCAGTCAGGGCAATTACCGGCAGGTCTGAAAACTTTTTGATGGCCGCTGTGGCTTCAAATCCATCCATTTCAGGCATCTGAATATCCATCAAAATACAATCAAAATCAGTTTTCTTTACAGCTTCTACGGCTTCTCTGCCATTGTGCACACGTTCAAAACTATACCCCCACTTCTTGATGATCTTACCCAGTACGAGTGCGTTGACATCGTTATCTTCTGCCAGGAGTAAATGCAAAGAGGAAATAGTGCTAGGGATCAAACCTACTTTACCCGGGTCAGAAAGTGGCTGATTCATGACATCCAACTCCAACTCAAAAGAAAACTCACTTCCCTCTCCCACTTTAGACTTCAGGTGGATTTCACTTCCCATAAGGTTTAGTAGCTTTCTGGTAATCGATAGTCCTAAGCCTGTTCCTCCATATTTGGTACTGAAAGTGGGTTTTACCTGATCAAAGTCATTAAAAATCCTTTCTTGATCTTCTGGAGCTATACCTATTCCTGAGTCTTTCACTTGGAAGTAAACTTTAGCTCTCGAGTCCATTTTATCGATCAGCTTCACTTTCACTTCTACTTTCCCATCTCTGGTAAATTTCAGGGCATTGGTAATTAAATTATTGAGAACCTGTGCCAATCGGGTTTTGTCTGCATTCACTAGGATATCCAAGCCTTCATCCATCTCTAGAGCTAGGGTATTTTTGGTATCCTTGGCATGGAATGATAAGCCCTGTATGATTTGATTCACCAGAGAATCAAGTAATAATGGAGCCTTTTCAATCTTAAGCTTACCGGCTTCTATTTTTTGAAAATCAAGTAGATCATTGATCATGGTGATCAGGTTTTCTACCGCAAAGTTGATCGTAGTGAGGGCGTCTTTTTGGTGATGCTGAGGATTATCCTGCATCAAGGAGTAGGTAGATCCCGATATTGCGTTCAATGGTGTTCTCAACTCATGACTGATCATGGATAGAAATTCCGATTTAACCTGATTGGCTTTTTCTGCCGCTTTTCTGGAATCATCCAGCTGGGTCTCAAATTCTTTTTGGGCAGTGATATCTGTCAAATACCCATACCAAACCATATCTCCATTGGACAACACTTCTGGTCTAGCAGCACCCAATACCCAATGATAATCTTCTGAATCGCCTCTTTTGACCCTGAACTGGCATTGCCATGGCTGTAGGGTTTTTGCGGAGCTCACAGAACTCATAACTACCTGCCCCAAATCCATTGGGTGGACTTTGGCTATAGCACTGGAAATATCAGAAAAGCTGGTGATTTCCTCTGGACTCATTCCCAAAATCGTGGCTATTCCTTTGGACAAAAAGGAAAAACTCATCTTCCCTTCCTGATCCAATACCATCTGGTATAAGCCTCCAGGCACCTGATCGGTTAGATTTTTCAAAAATTGGCTGCTTTCTTCCAGGTTTTTTTCAAGGGCTACCTTGTCAGAAATATCCTTAAAACTCAGCAGAATAAGTTCATTATTGTCCAAGTCAGCGGGAGTGGCATTTATTTCCAGGATAAGTTCATTCTCCTTTCCACTTACTAGTGAAGCAGTTTTCAATTGCTCTTTTCCGAGCTTCAGCCATTCCCTCCACAGATTCCTATCGCTAAACAGGAACCCTGTTTCTCTCAAATGATAGAGTTTTTCGTCCTGAGAAAACCCGAACAAGGAAAGTGCCTTTTTATTAGAAAAGCACACTTCTCCATCTGGCTTGGCCACCACATAGGCTTCTTGAGCATCATTGAGTAATTGAAGCAACTCTTCCTGGGTAGGCAGGCCATTGGTGGTGATGGTTTTGCCTTTATAGAATAGGTAGTAATTGGAAGAATTGTCCTGTGGCTGTTCAAAGCTGAATTCATATTTACTTCCCTCAAATTCAAATAAAATCTGCTCTTTGAAGAGAAAGGAATTCACATCAATGCCAAGTTGAATCAGCGTTTTGTCTTTCAGGCTATGCCCAATATTTTCTTCAAATGATTCATTCGTATAAAAAATCTCATAAGGGTAAAAATCATTTGCCAAAAAAACCATCTCAGAGGATTCTAGGATGATCTTTTTGAAAATGTTGTTGATACTATTTCCCTGCATGATGGATTTTTTAGGGAATGTGAATCCCCCTTGGTGAATTGCATTTTACAATAACACAAACATACACCAATATGCATTTCATATCAAGCTTTTTGCCTTACAAATATATTTTTTGGAAGAATATTTGACAAAAAGCAAACGACCAAGCCGGGTGAAGGGGTAGTTTTACCAAATTTCAGGACAAAAAAAAACCGTGGGATGACCACGGCTTTTTCACTGAATTAAACCTAGTTGTTATGATTTCGCTTTGATTAGGTTTAGTGCAGAACCTGCTTTAAACCAATCAATTTGACCTTCATTATAAGTATGATTCACCTGAATGGTATCGTATGACCCATCAGCATGATTCAAGACCACTTGCAGTTGCTTACCTGGAGCAAAGTCTGTGAGTCCAAGAATATCAATGCTATCGTCCTCCTGAATCAGTTCATAGTCTGA
This genomic window from Algoriphagus sp. TR-M9 contains:
- a CDS encoding ATP-binding protein, with the translated sequence MQGNSINNIFKKIILESSEMVFLANDFYPYEIFYTNESFEENIGHSLKDKTLIQLGIDVNSFLFKEQILFEFEGSKYEFSFEQPQDNSSNYYLFYKGKTITTNGLPTQEELLQLLNDAQEAYVVAKPDGEVCFSNKKALSLFGFSQDEKLYHLRETGFLFSDRNLWREWLKLGKEQLKTASLVSGKENELILEINATPADLDNNELILLSFKDISDKVALEKNLEESSQFLKNLTDQVPGGLYQMVLDQEGKMSFSFLSKGIATILGMSPEEITSFSDISSAIAKVHPMDLGQVVMSSVSSAKTLQPWQCQFRVKRGDSEDYHWVLGAARPEVLSNGDMVWYGYLTDITAQKEFETQLDDSRKAAEKANQVKSEFLSMISHELRTPLNAISGSTYSLMQDNPQHHQKDALTTINFAVENLITMINDLLDFQKIEAGKLKIEKAPLLLDSLVNQIIQGLSFHAKDTKNTLALEMDEGLDILVNADKTRLAQVLNNLITNALKFTRDGKVEVKVKLIDKMDSRAKVYFQVKDSGIGIAPEDQERIFNDFDQVKPTFSTKYGGTGLGLSITRKLLNLMGSEIHLKSKVGEGSEFSFELELDVMNQPLSDPGKVGLIPSTISSLHLLLAEDNDVNALVLGKIIKKWGYSFERVHNGREAVEAVKKTDFDCILMDIQMPEMDGFEATAAIKKFSDLPVIALTAAAKLEIMDRINEYGFDGFVAKPIDASELLKVIREAILERNQSA